The segment ACTTTAGGTCTGTGCTCCAGCCTGTGCCTGCCAGCCTTGGCCACTCTGCCCTAACTTCTAGTTCTGTCTTCTGGGACGTTGCTTTACAAGCTGTGCAACACAGTGAAGGAAGTCAGCCATGTCTTTATCCTCACCAGTGGTCAGTGGGTCAGTTATCCTGCCCAGCACCACCCATGCAAATGCACAAACATTTCCTCTTTGACTGACTCACTTGGCGAAGGCGTGGGCAGAACCACACGACCCTTCCACCAAGAATTATGAAGTACATGATTGTGTTTTCATGTGAGCAAGCATTGTGAAGCCAGGAACCTTCCTCTTCCTTACATTTCAGACCACAtgcatttgtgttttgtttgcttcCTCATGCAGGAGGCAGCAATTATGGCAGGGAGAGACAAGAGGAGTGGCAGAGGCCTTTCAGTGGGTCATCTAGAGAGGCATCTAAAGGTGCCTCTGTTCCAGAACAGTATTTGATGCATATAAAGGACATAGAAATGGCTGACACTTGTGTTTAGGTAATTAGTTTCCCTGGCGCGAACCTCAAAAATACCAGCCTGATATGTGGTGAAATCTTGGTCAACCTCTTTGCTAATGCTGGAACTGCCTCTTGCACAGAGATTCTTAACTCAGGGGTCCACAAACGTGAATAGaagaattttatcattttttttccttccaactaACTTCTGACTGcaatttagcattttctttaattctgAATGTAAGCAACAATTGCCAATATTAGCACTATCTGTGACATCACCCATACAAACcacaggtttttctttctttcctttcttttctttctttcctccctctttctcttccttcctttctttcttctttcttctttccttctttctttcctttcttcctttccttctttctctctctttctttccttctttctttcttttcaattcaaACAATCCTACAGCATTTATTGTCATCTTGTAATGATAAAAGGGTAATCAAAACAATGTGAATAAATGTTCATATTGGATAAAGGATATCTAAAAAACAAAGTGTATCTTTTTCAACAATTTCTCACTTAATTGATCATCTCAAGTTGGAGACACTTTGTAGCAGAGTAATAGTATCTCCTTTTAGCATGAGCCCACCCAGtttttttcttgactttgttTTAGAATGAATCTCTTCTGCATCACCTAATACAAGGTTCTTACACTCATCAAAACCAATGATAAAGCTTCCTGTCCACAGATTCACTTGCTCATAGACCCACACCTGAATCCAGGGTCTATTTTGTAAGTATCTGAAGATGAGGTTGATGGGCTGCACCATAACCTTCTGCACTTTCTGGCCCTGGCCGTGGTACACCATGGTGGAATCCCACAGAAAGCACACTGGCCCACACGCTACCTCAGCCAGCAACTTCTGGAATAAAGAACcgaaaatgggctgggcatggtggctcacacctgtaatctcagcactatgggaggccgaggcaggcagatggcttgaggccaggagttcgagacctgcctggccaacatggtgaaactccctctctactaaaatacaaaaaatagctggttgtgatggttcatgcctgtaatcccagctacacagctacttgagaggctgagatgggaggatagtttgaacccaggaggcagagtctgcagtgagctgagatcacgccatggcactccaacctgagcaacagagtgagactctgtctcaaaaataaataaataaaccggAAGTGGAAGTGTTCAAAACACAGAAATTTTCATATCATTTCAGAGTGGCTACAGATAGCTCATGATGTTATTTGTACTTATCACTACTTAGAAATGATGTAGCTATTGAACCCACTGCTAGATCTTGGTTTTTAGTGTGGTAATAAAAAAGCACTTGTGTATTACAGTTCTCCAGAAGGggtaaaaaaaatctgtgtgtgtatatatacatatatatatatgtgcatatgtatacatatatatgtgtatgtatacatatatatgtgtatacatctgtgtatatgtatacatatatgtgtatatgtacacatatatatgtatacacatatatatgtgtatatatacaacatacgtataatatatacgtatatatgcatatatacacacatattttatatgtatatataaaatttgatgttatatatattacctataatatacttatattttatatgcatgtgtgcatatattatacaatataaacatatattaattatataataattattttatatattatataattttataattatattatatattatataattaatataacatttatatattatataacatatatgtaatctataatatattatataacttaCAATATTACTATAGtataatacatatgtgtgtgtgtgtgtgtgtgtgtgtgtatatatatatacctgccCTATCCTGCTTATGTAAAGCAACATCCCAGAAGGCAGAACTAGAAGTTAGGGCAGAGTGGCCAAGGCTGGCAGGCACAGGCTGGAGCACAGACCTAAAGTTCCCAGGCTACACATTCCTTTTTTGCTCAATTCCACTCTCCTTTGGGGTAGCctcctgaaaaaggaaaaaaaaaaaaaaaggtgctggcGTTAACTTTCTTGTTGTGTACTCTTCATCCAACAAATACCTGTGGAGCCCTGGCACGGAGGAGGCGCTGCGCTGGTTGGTGGGGTAGAAATGATGCAGCATGCCAATTCTCGCTCCCTGGGAGCTCAGTCCAGGGAGGAGAACATTGATGTGGGCAGTAATGACAGTGTGGTGTGATGACTCCACAGGCGGCGAAGTCTATCCTGGGGCTGTGGAAGCAGGGAGCTAGGAGGGCCCATTCCTCCCATTAAATAAGgactccacttaaaaaaaaaaaca is part of the Symphalangus syndactylus isolate Jambi chromosome 2, NHGRI_mSymSyn1-v2.1_pri, whole genome shotgun sequence genome and harbors:
- the LOC129475040 gene encoding small nuclear ribonucleoprotein E-like, encoding MVYHGQGQKVQKVMVQPINLIFRYLQNRPWIQVWVYEQVNLWTGSFIIGFDECKNLVLGDAEEIHSKTKSRKKLGGLMLKGDTITLLQSVSNLR